DNA sequence from the Candidatus Limnocylindrales bacterium genome:
GCCGCACGCGCGTCATCGCCAACGGGCATGACATGAGCCTGGTCACGTATGCGGCCAAGGAGAAGCTGATCTTCTCGGCCGGGCGGCTGTGGGACCGCGCCAAGAACCTGACCGTACTCGCGCACGCCGCATCCAAGGTGGAGTGGCCGATGTACGTGGCCGGCGAGGCGCAGCATCCGGAGAGCCGCAGCTTCGCTCATCTGGCCGGCGTGCACGCGGTCGGCGTGCTCTCGCCAGACCAGATGCGCGATTGGTACGCCCGCTCCAGCATCTACGCGCTTCCTGCGCGCTACGAGCCGTTCGGGTTGACCGTGCTGGAAGCGGCGGCTGCCGGCTGTGCGCTGGTGCTCTCGGACATCGACAGTCTGCGCCAGAGCTGGGACCGTGCGGCGGTCTTCGTTCCGCCCGACGACTCCGATGCGTGGGCGAATTGCCTGAACGAGCTCATCGACGATGCGGACCGCCGCAACGGACTCGGTGTGGCGGCGCGCGAGCGAGCGCGCGACTTCACGGCCACGCGCATGGGCGACGAGTACATGACGGTCTACAAGGAGCTGATCGGCGAGCAGCGCGGGACCGGTCGGAAGGCGACGCAAGGAGAGCTGTCATGCGCTTCGTGATGTTCTACCACTCGCTGGTGTCGGACTGGAACCACGGCAACGCGCACTTTCTGCGCGGAGTGGCCAGCGAGCTGCAGGCGCTCGGGCACCGCGCCGTCATCTACGAGCCTGCCGAAGGCTGGAGCCGCACGCAGCTCGAACGCGACCACGGCAAGGTCGCGGTCCGCGCCTTCGCGAGCGTGTTCCCGGAGCTCAAGAGCCGCCTCTACCGCATGGACACGCTCGATCTGGACAAGGCGCTGGCCGGTGCCGACGTCGTGATCGTGCACGAGTGGAACGACCCGGAGCTCGTCGCGCGCATAGGCAGCCACCGCGCCGCGGCGGGCCGCTACCGCCTGTTCTTCCACGACACGCATCACCGCATGGCGACGGCGCCGCACGAGATGGCCCGTTACGACCTTCGCCACT
Encoded proteins:
- a CDS encoding glycosyltransferase family 4 protein; amino-acid sequence: MKVLMNTDTLGGVWTYSLTLAAEITRRGGEVALVTAGRPLSRDQIHALEQLRSVHVYETGYRVEWMQDAWDDVDALGQRMLQIAADLRPDLIHLNDYSHGALPWQQPVVVVGHSCVLSWFASTSGSSPGELWAHYRRRVREGLAGADVVVAPTPWMLQRLEEMYGPLGRTRVIANGHDMSLVTYAAKEKLIFSAGRLWDRAKNLTVLAHAASKVEWPMYVAGEAQHPESRSFAHLAGVHAVGVLSPDQMRDWYARSSIYALPARYEPFGLTVLEAAAAGCALVLSDIDSLRQSWDRAAVFVPPDDSDAWANCLNELIDDADRRNGLGVAARERARDFTATRMGDEYMTVYKELIGEQRGTGRKATQGELSCAS